The following DNA comes from Calditrichota bacterium.
CGGCGAGAACTGTGGGGAAAAGCGCAACGCCAATCCTGGGCGTTAATTTGGGAGGGCTCGGTTTTTTGACTGAGGTCGGCGTGGACGAGCTCTATCCCACGCTGGAAAATATCATTCACGGTGAGATGTCGATCATTGACAGAAAATTGTTAAAAGCGGCGGTTGTTCGGGGGCGTCATCGGGAAAAATATTACGCGCTCAACGACGTGGTTGTGGATCGCGGCGGATTCAGCCGCGTGATTCGCCTGGACGTTTACATTGATGATTCTTATCTGAATTCTTATCTCGGCGACGGCGTGATAGTGGCGACGCCAACCGGGTCCACGGCATACTCGATGTCGGCAAGCGGCCCTATTTTGTTTCCCAATGTGAATTGCACGATCATCAATCCCATTTGTCCGCATACGCTGAGCGTGAGACCTGTAGTCATCCATGATCGCAGTGTCGTGAAAATTATTCCTGATTTGCGGGAAAGCATCATCACCATGAGCGTGGACGGACAAATCAGCCAGCAATTCCCCAAAGGCGATCATGTGGAGATTATTCTGAAAAAAGCGGAATTCAGTATCCGCTGCATTCAAAAGGAGAGCAAAAATTTTAATGAGCTTTTGCGGAAAAAGTTGAATTGGGGCATTGACAAGCGGCATGATTGATGGGGGGATTTGGCTTTTGGCCTCTCGCCTTTGGCTTTTCGCTTTTGACTTTTAGGCATTTTCACTGATAAAAAGTTCGCCAGATGCTCCGAAGTCGCATTTCCGCCAGTTGGCGGGTGATGCGTTTAATCAGCGTCCTATTTTGGCAAAGATCACAAATGAGAAATTGGAAAAATATTCGGATTTGGGCACATGAAAGATAGTTCTGCGTCCACGCCTTTGATGGAACAATATTTAGCGATTAAAGCCAAACATAAAAATGCCATTTTGTTTTATCGCATGGGCGATTTTTATGAAATGTTTTACGATGACGCCAAAATCGCTTCCGAAGTGTTGGGGATTACTCTGACTTCTCGCGCCCACGGCAAAGCCGCTAAAGTGCCATTGGCAGGATTCCCTTATCATGCGCTGGATAATTATTTGACAAAAATGATCAAAGCCGGCTATCGGGTGGCAA
Coding sequences within:
- a CDS encoding NAD(+) kinase, with product MIFGVSGNTTKELVKSVIPQLLRWFADRRIKFILDQELANFLQLNGAVETGQLSEFCRSCDVVLSFGGDGTILSTARTVGKSATPILGVNLGGLGFLTEVGVDELYPTLENIIHGEMSIIDRKLLKAAVVRGRHREKYYALNDVVVDRGGFSRVIRLDVYIDDSYLNSYLGDGVIVATPTGSTAYSMSASGPILFPNVNCTIINPICPHTLSVRPVVIHDRSVVKIIPDLRESIITMSVDGQISQQFPKGDHVEIILKKAEFSIRCIQKESKNFNELLRKKLNWGIDKRHD